Part of the Vallitalea okinawensis genome, TCTTGAAGTCGATTACGTATACATCAACAACATCCCCTTCTTTGACAATATCACTAGGATGTTTAACCTTTTTCCAAGATAAATCGCTATTATGAATGAGTCCTTGAACACCACCTAAATCAACAAATGCTCCAAAACGAGCTAAACGAACAACTTTTCCACTGAATTTTTGACCTTTTTCAATAGTTTGAAGAAGTTTTTCTCTTTGACGTTGTCTTTCTTCTTGTTCAATTACTTTATGTGAAAAAATAACTTTTTTATTATCTTTGTCGAATTCAATAAGACGTAGTTTGATTGAAGTACCGACGTAAGGCTTTAAATCACTTACATAATCAACAGAAAGTTGTGACGCTGGTATAAAACCTCTAACCCCCTTGAAGTTAACTACAACGCCACCTTTAACTACATCTTTTACAGGTAATTCAATTTCTTCTTGCTTTTCAAAAATGTCTTTCAAATCATCCCAAACAACAATTTGCTCGGCTTTCTTCTTTGAGAGAAGAACATTCCCTTCACCATCATCTACTTTGAGAATCATAACATCAATTTCATCGCCTTCATTAACTGCAGACTTTAAATCGACATTTTCAAAGGAAAATTCATTTTTTGGGATAATGCCATCAGCATAAAA contains:
- the rpsA gene encoding 30S ribosomal protein S1, with product MENEKLQENVTMDDFIDDIEKNVKKIYPDDIIKGKVISVNEEEILVNIGFYADGIIPKNEFSFENVDLKSAVNEGDEIDVMILKVDDGEGNVLLSKKKAEQIVVWDDLKDIFEKQEEIELPVKDVVKGGVVVNFKGVRGFIPASQLSVDYVSDLKPYVGTSIKLRLIEFDKDNKKVIFSHKVIEQEERQRQREKLLQTIEKGQKFSGKVVRLARFGAFVDLGGVQGLIHNSDLSWKKVKHPSDIVKEGDVVDVYVIDFKKEEGKIALGLKDVNDDPWKKASEQYKVGNVVMGKVSRLAGFGAFVELESGIEGLVHISEISEKRISKPDDELEFGQEVKVKILSVDSSSRKLSLSMKEALAEAARANIPEEYKEEQEIGTTLGDLFNINLD